A part of Caretta caretta isolate rCarCar2 chromosome 1, rCarCar1.hap1, whole genome shotgun sequence genomic DNA contains:
- the NINJ2 gene encoding ninjurin-2 translates to MASEGEIINLQVGNPGPRRDNPININHYATKKSVAESMLDVALFMANVTQLKAVLEQGVSFQYYATLISLISISLFFQVVIGILLIIIARLNLNDVSKQQHLNVLNNAATALIFITVILNIFITGFGVQKTGLYPTRRRY, encoded by the exons GTGGGGAATCCTGGCCCAAGGAGGGACAATCCAATCAACATCAACCACTATGCGACTAAGAAGAGTGTGGCAGAAAGCATGCTGGATGTGGCGCTGTTCATGGCCAATGTCACACAACTCAAAGCggtgctggagcagggggtttcATTCCAGTATTATGCCACCCTGATATCGCTCATCAGTATCTCTCTCTTCTTCCAGGTGGTGATTGGAATTCTTCTTATCATCATTG CTCGGCTGAACCTGAACGACGTGTCAAAGCAGCAGCACCTGAATGTGCTCAATAATGCTGCCACGGCTCTGATCTTCATCACCGTCATTCTCAACATCTTCATCACTGGCTTTGGTGTGCAGAAGACTGGTCTCTACCCTACCAGGAGACGTTACTGA